Part of the Thermus tengchongensis genome is shown below.
CGGTAGAAGATGGAGAGGGGGATGTCCTCGCTGATCCCCAGTCCCCCGGTGATCTGCACCGCCCGGTCCACGGCCCTCCCCACCGCCTCGGCCACGAACACCTTGGCCATGGAGGCCTCATGCCGGATCCGTTCCCCCCGGTCCAGCTTCCAGGCGGCGTGCCAGACCATGAGCCGGGCGGCGTGGAGCTCCATGTGGCTGTCCGCGATCATGAACTGCACCGCCTGGTGTTCCGCCAGCTTCTTGCCAAAGGAGTCCCGCACGAGGGCGTACTGCTGGGCCAGCTCCGTGGCCCGCACCCCTACTCCCAGCCAGCGCATGCAGTGGGTGAGGCGGGCGGGGTCCAACCTGAGCTCGGCGTACTCGAAGCCCTTTCCCACCTCGCCCAAGACGGCGTCCTCTCCCACCTCGCACCCCTCCAGGACCAGCTCCCCGTGGCCCCCCACGGTCCAGCGGTCCATGGTGGGAATGGTGCGCACCAGTTTAAGGCCGGGGTTCTCCCGGTCCACCAGGAACATGGTGGGTCCCTCCTCCGCCCTGGCCAAGACGATGAAAAAGGCCGCCCCCTCGGCCCCCGTGGTGAACCACTTGCGGCCCTCGAGGACGAAGGCCCGCCCCCGGCGCCTGGCCGTGGTCTTCAAGAGGGTGGGATCCGCCCCTGCCCCCATGGGCTCGGTCATGGCGAAGCCGCTGCGCACAGCCCCCTCCGCCAAGGGGTAGAGGTAGCGTTGCTTTTGCTCGGGGTTCGCCACCTTGTGGAGGAGGTGCATGTTGCCCTCATCGGGGGCCGAGGCGTTTAGGGCCCGGGGGCCCAGGAGGCTTCGCCCCGCCTCCTCCAAGACCACCGCCAGCTGCCGCCAGGAAAGGCCAAGCCCCCCCAGGTCCCGGGGCATGTGGGGGAGGAAGAGGCCCCGGCGCTTGGCCTCGGCCTGGAGTTCCTGAGCGATGGTTTCCAGCCGGTCAAGGTTCCGCGCCGCCTCCTCTTCCCGGGGAATGACCGCCTCCTCCAGGAAGGCCCTCACCCGTTCCCGCAGTGCCTCCGTCTCCCTGTCCAGGCCGAAGTCCATCCCGCACCTCCTTCGGGGCAAAGTGCTTGGTCAGGAAGCGGTGAAAGCGGCGGATCATGCGTTCCTGGCGCTCTATGCTGGCCAGCACCTCCCCCGTTTTGGCCCACATGGCTAGGAGCTCCTCTTCGGAAAGGGGAATCTCCTCCCGCCGCCAGCCTTCCCGGTACGTGCCGTCGGGGTGAAAGATCGCCTTCTTGAGGAGCATGATCTTGCGGATCTCCTCCAGGGTGAAACCCAGCTGGTTGAGATCCTGGATGTCCTGGATGAGGTAAAGGGCGAAGCTGGTGTAGAGCTTCCGTCCCCCGTGGGTCAGGGCCCCGGGCTCCAACAGGCCCAGCTGGGCGTAGTGCTGCAGGATGCGCCGGGACACCCCGGTTTCCCTGGCCAGGTCGCTCAGGGTGTAGAGGGAAGGCAGAGGTGCCTGGGTCACGCCCTCAGGATAACATACCCATGCGCACATCGTACATTCTTGTCCATACTTGACACCCCCTGTACAGGCGGGTATAGTTGTGCCAAAGCTGGGAGGAAAAGATGCAGCCCTACTGGGAGCCCCACGTGGAAACCCTATCCCGAAAGGAGCTAGAGGCCCTCCAGCTTGAGCGCCTGCGCCAGCAGCTGGCAAGGCTTTACCGGGAGAGCTCCTTTTACCGGGAAAAGTGGGCAGGGCTTGACCTGGAGGTCCGCCACCTCGAGGACCTCGCCCGCTTCCCGGTCATCACCAAGGCGGAGCTGAGGGCGGAGCAACAGGCTTTCCCTCCCCTCGGCCGCTACACCGCGGCGGAGGCGTCCGCCTGGAGGGAGTACCACCCCAGCAGCGGCACCACGGGCTACCCCGTGGGCACGGTCTGGACGCAAAGGGATGTGGAGAACATCACCCGGGTGACGGCCCGTATCCTCTACGGGTACGGTCTCCGGCCCGGCGACACCCTGCTCAACGGCTTCAGCTACGGCCTGTGGGTGGCCGGGCTTGCCGTGCACTATGCCGCCAAGGAACTGGGCCTCTTCGTCCTCCCGGTGGGGGCGGGGTACGCGGAGCGCCACCTGGAACTCATGGCACGCTTCCGCCCCAAGGCCCTCACCGCCACCCCTTCCTTTGGGCTTTACCTGGGCGAGGTGCTTCGGGAAAAGGGGGTGGAAAGCCCCTTGCATATAGGGGCCTTTGGCGGGGAGGCGGGAACGGAGAACCCCGCCACCCGCGCCCGGTTGCAGGAAACCCTGGGCCTTAAGGCCTACGACTTCTACGGGCTTGCAGAGATGGGGCCCACCTTCGCTGGGGAGTGCGAGGCACAAGAGGGGCTCCACTTCGCCGAGGACCACTACCTGGTGGAGGTGGTGGACCCGGAGACCCGGGAACCGGTTCCCGAGGGCGAGGTGGGGGTTTTGGTGCTCACCCACCTCACCCGGGAGGCCACCCCCCTGGTGCGTTACTACACCGGGGATCTGGCCCGCCTAACCAGGGAGCGCTGCACCTGTGGCCGCACCCACCTCCGGGCCCTGGGGGGGATCCTGGGCCGGGCCGACGACCTCGTGGTCTACCGGGGCGCGAAGTTTTACCCTTCCCAGGTGGAGGAGGTGGTCCGGGGCTTCCCCGAGCTTAGCAGCGAGTACCGCATCGAGGTGGCAGAGGAAAACGGAGTCGCCCGCGAAGTGGTGGTGGTAGCGGAACTGGCGCAGCCCGGCGAGGTACCGGGCTTGGAGGACGCCCTGCAAAGGCGGCTTAAGGAGGTCTTGGGCGTAACGCCCAAGGTCCGTTTGGAACGGCCCGGCGCCCTGGAACGGACCGCCTTCAAGGCCAAGCGGGTGGTGCGGCATGGCCGGGCGCTTTTCCTAGGGCGGTGGGGAGAGATTCTGCGCCGAGCTCTAAAGACCAGGTTGCGGAGGTTGTTCCCCGCTCCCCGTCAGTCCTTGGAGGAGGTGGATGTCCGAACTTAGGGGAAGGGGTCAGGAAAGGGGGCTTGACAGACTTTGACTATGCGCTCTATTATACGCTCTAGCCAAAGCATAGTTTGGCACTTCTTGGGGAGGGGCCAAGTGGGTGTTGCTCATAGCCTGAAGCGAGAAATCCACTACGGCCGCGAAGTGTTGGTTTATCCGGGAAGGCCAACGCGTTTGGAGCAAATTTTTGATGATACCGCAAGTCGCTTTTCTGACAAAGAAGCTTTGGTTGAACTAGGAGGTCCCCGATTGACTTATGCTGAGACACTAGAGCTTTCAAAAAGCATGGCTTCTTGGCTTCACCAGCGAGGGGTGCGACCTGGTGATAGAATTGCTTTGGCATTAGGTAACACAATTTGGTTTCCCCTTTGGGCCCTGGCTGGGCTTCGTGTAGGTGCGGTAATATTGCCTCTTAATCTCAGACTTTCTCAAGACGAAATTGCTTTTATCTTACAAGATAGTACACCAAAGTTGGTGGTGGTCGCAGAGGAGGCATCTCATCTTTTGCCTGTCTTAGGCGGCTATCCCAAAGTTGATGCGACAGAAGTTCCTAAAGTCTCTAAAGAGAAATTCAGATCTTGGGGAACTTTCTCCGAGGATGAGGCGGCTTTCTTGATCTACACCTCTGGAACCACTGGGCGGCCAAAAGGAGTTATTCTAACGCATTTCAACATTATTCACAGCCTTCTGCACTACCGTGAAGTTTTCGGTACCAGATCTGAGGAGAAAACTTTAATTGCTGTTCCCCTCTTCCATGTAACAGGGCTGATTGGTCAGTTGTGGCATATGTTTCTTTTGGGGGGTACGAGCGTTCTTTTGTCTCGTTATCAAACAGACATCTTTTTGGAGGCGATGGAAAGAGAAGAGATCAGTTTTACCTTTGCTGTTCCTACCATCTATGCGTTTCTCTTGACCAAGGGACTCGCAAATCGTTCCTTATCTTCTTGGCGTCTTGCTGCTTATGGGGGAGCTCCTATGCCCTTGGCGATTTTGCGGGAACTACAGGAGACTTTTCCTAAGCTAGATTTGCGTAATGCCTATGGGGCCACGGAGACAGCAAGTCCAGCTACCCTAATGCCGGTTTCTTTTACGGGTAGGAAGCCCTTATCCGTGGGCAGGCCTGTGCCTGCGGGGGAGATCCGTATAGCTGATCCTGGGCCTGATGGTGTAGGCGAGATCTTGATTAAAGGACCCATGGTAACCCCTGGGTATTACCAAAGGCTCGAGGAAAACCGGAGGTCCTTTACTGAGGAGGGATACTGGCGTTCGGGGGACCTGGGCTATCTGGATCCGGAGGGTTTCCTTTTTGTGGTGGACCGCCTAAAGGAGATGATAAACCGGGCAGGGGAGAAAATTTATAGCCAAGAAGTAGAGAACGTTCTTTACCAGCATCCGGGCGTGCTCGAGGTAGCCGTGGTAGGTATTCCGGACCAAGTCTATGGAGAACGGATCAAAGCCGTGGTGGTTCCTCGTCCAGGCTATGTGCTAACGCCTGATGAACTCCTTCGCTTTGCAGCCGAGCGTTTAGCCTCCTTTAAAGTCCCTGAAGTGGTTGAGTTTAGGGAAGCTTTACCTAGAAACGCTGGAGGGAAAGTCTTAAAGAGCCTCCTACGGGTGGAGGCAAAATAAGGAGGTGAGTGTGGTGAAAGGGCTATGGGCGTTGGTGCTTGTGTTCTTCGGGGTGGTGGCTTGGTCTCAAAGACCCGCAGAGATTAGGGTGGGTATCGTAACCTTTCTCTCTGGTCCTGCTTCTGTATTTGGAATACCTGCTAGAAACGCAGCGGACCTCCTTATAGATCAGTGGAACCGCCAAGGGGGAATTGCTGGAGTTAGGATCCGTCCTATCGTAATTGATGAAGCAGGCGGCGCGGAAAGACAAGTGGCGGAATTTCGTAGGCTAGCTTTGGATGAGCGTGTGGACCTGGTGATCGGTTATATCTCCAGCGCAGACTGCTTAGCTGTAGCTCCAGTAGCTGAAGAGCTTCGCATGCCCACTATCCTTTTTGATTGCGGTACACCCCAGGTATTCGAGGAACGAAGATACACCTACGTTTTCCGCACCGCAGCCCACGCGGCTTTAGACAACGTGGCCGCCGCACTCTACATCCTCAAAACCAACCCGAATGTGCGTACTATTGCCGGCATCAACCAAGACTACGCTTGGGGTCGGGATGCCTGGGAACTCTTCAAGGGCGCAATGCAGGCCCTCAAGCCTGACGTGCGGGTGGTGGGCGAGTTTTGGCCCAGGCTCTACGCAGGGGAGTATTCTACGGAAATTTCTCGTTTACTCTCCTTACGCCCAGACATTATCCATAGCAGCTTCTGGGGGGGTGATTTGATCAGTTTCGTCCGCCAAGGGTTGGGCCGAGGGCTTTTCGGTCGTAGTCGAGTGGTTCTGGTGGCCGGCGAACATATGCTCCAAGAGCTTGGGCGCACCTTACCGAACGGGGTTATCGTGGGTGCCCGAGGAGATCACTGGTTCCTACATCCTACCTCTAGGGATGACCCTGAGCATCGAGCTTTTGTAGAAGAGTACCGTCGCCGCTTTAACCGGTACCCCGTTTATCCCTCCTACCACATGGCCCAGGCTCTTCTCGCCATGCGGGCTGGGTACGAACGGGCCTTGAGGGCCACGGGGGGGCGTTGGCCCACTAAGGAAGAATTTGTCCAGGCTTTAGTGGGCCTGGAAATTAAAACGTTCACAGGCAAAATCCGAATTCGTGAGGATCACCAAGCCATAGAGGATGCCCTTTTTGGCCAGACTGTCCAAACTCCCCAGTATCCTTTCGCCATCTTGGAGCGAATGATCTTATTCCCTGCTTCCATGGTAAATCCCCCGGTAGGAGTTAGGTCCGTAGACTGGGTGCGGACTCTTAGGCCAGAGCTTTTGCGCCAGGTGCCTGATCCGCGATGAGTGGCCTGCTGTTTTTAGCACTACTAGATGGCTTGGTCTACGGTAGCCTCCTTTTCCTGGTAGCCGTGGGCCTAACCATGGTCTATGGGGTTTTGCGAATCCTTAACATTGCCCATGGGAGCTTCTACGCCTTGGGCGCCTATGTGGGGGTGGTCTTAGGACTTTTCGTTACCCAAACACTGGGTAACCCCTGGCTAAGCTATCCTGCTCTCCTACTGGCCGCCGTCTTGGTTGGGGGGGTTCTCGGGCCTTTAGTAGAGCGCTTTGTCCTGCGTTGGGCCTATGCTCGGCCCGAGGTCCTCCAACTCCTCATCACCTTTTCCCTCTTCCTGATTCTGGAGGATGTACAGAAGCTAGTTTTCGGTGTGCAGCCTTACTTTCTGGACGCCCCCTTTCAACTTTTGGGCTCTGCGGAACTTGGAGGGGTGCCCTATGCCCGCTACCAGCTTGTTCTAGTCTTGGTGGCCCTGGGAGTTCTCCTGGGGCTCAGGTTCCTCCTGCGGGGCACGCCCCTGGGCAAGATTCTGGTGGCGGTG
Proteins encoded:
- a CDS encoding acyl-CoA dehydrogenase family protein, with amino-acid sequence MDFGLDRETEALRERVRAFLEEAVIPREEEAARNLDRLETIAQELQAEAKRRGLFLPHMPRDLGGLGLSWRQLAVVLEEAGRSLLGPRALNASAPDEGNMHLLHKVANPEQKQRYLYPLAEGAVRSGFAMTEPMGAGADPTLLKTTARRRGRAFVLEGRKWFTTGAEGAAFFIVLARAEEGPTMFLVDRENPGLKLVRTIPTMDRWTVGGHGELVLEGCEVGEDAVLGEVGKGFEYAELRLDPARLTHCMRWLGVGVRATELAQQYALVRDSFGKKLAEHQAVQFMIADSHMELHAARLMVWHAAWKLDRGERIRHEASMAKVFVAEAVGRAVDRAVQITGGLGISEDIPLSIFYREVRPFRIYDGPSEVHRASIGKRALFKSLRP
- a CDS encoding MerR family transcriptional regulator; translated protein: MTQAPLPSLYTLSDLARETGVSRRILQHYAQLGLLEPGALTHGGRKLYTSFALYLIQDIQDLNQLGFTLEEIRKIMLLKKAIFHPDGTYREGWRREEIPLSEEELLAMWAKTGEVLASIERQERMIRRFHRFLTKHFAPKEVRDGLRPGQGDGGTAGTGEGLPGGGGHSPGRGGGAEP
- a CDS encoding phenylacetate--CoA ligase family protein, with amino-acid sequence MQPYWEPHVETLSRKELEALQLERLRQQLARLYRESSFYREKWAGLDLEVRHLEDLARFPVITKAELRAEQQAFPPLGRYTAAEASAWREYHPSSGTTGYPVGTVWTQRDVENITRVTARILYGYGLRPGDTLLNGFSYGLWVAGLAVHYAAKELGLFVLPVGAGYAERHLELMARFRPKALTATPSFGLYLGEVLREKGVESPLHIGAFGGEAGTENPATRARLQETLGLKAYDFYGLAEMGPTFAGECEAQEGLHFAEDHYLVEVVDPETREPVPEGEVGVLVLTHLTREATPLVRYYTGDLARLTRERCTCGRTHLRALGGILGRADDLVVYRGAKFYPSQVEEVVRGFPELSSEYRIEVAEENGVAREVVVVAELAQPGEVPGLEDALQRRLKEVLGVTPKVRLERPGALERTAFKAKRVVRHGRALFLGRWGEILRRALKTRLRRLFPAPRQSLEEVDVRT
- a CDS encoding class I adenylate-forming enzyme family protein, translating into MGVAHSLKREIHYGREVLVYPGRPTRLEQIFDDTASRFSDKEALVELGGPRLTYAETLELSKSMASWLHQRGVRPGDRIALALGNTIWFPLWALAGLRVGAVILPLNLRLSQDEIAFILQDSTPKLVVVAEEASHLLPVLGGYPKVDATEVPKVSKEKFRSWGTFSEDEAAFLIYTSGTTGRPKGVILTHFNIIHSLLHYREVFGTRSEEKTLIAVPLFHVTGLIGQLWHMFLLGGTSVLLSRYQTDIFLEAMEREEISFTFAVPTIYAFLLTKGLANRSLSSWRLAAYGGAPMPLAILRELQETFPKLDLRNAYGATETASPATLMPVSFTGRKPLSVGRPVPAGEIRIADPGPDGVGEILIKGPMVTPGYYQRLEENRRSFTEEGYWRSGDLGYLDPEGFLFVVDRLKEMINRAGEKIYSQEVENVLYQHPGVLEVAVVGIPDQVYGERIKAVVVPRPGYVLTPDELLRFAAERLASFKVPEVVEFREALPRNAGGKVLKSLLRVEAK
- a CDS encoding ABC transporter substrate-binding protein; this encodes MGIVTFLSGPASVFGIPARNAADLLIDQWNRQGGIAGVRIRPIVIDEAGGAERQVAEFRRLALDERVDLVIGYISSADCLAVAPVAEELRMPTILFDCGTPQVFEERRYTYVFRTAAHAALDNVAAALYILKTNPNVRTIAGINQDYAWGRDAWELFKGAMQALKPDVRVVGEFWPRLYAGEYSTEISRLLSLRPDIIHSSFWGGDLISFVRQGLGRGLFGRSRVVLVAGEHMLQELGRTLPNGVIVGARGDHWFLHPTSRDDPEHRAFVEEYRRRFNRYPVYPSYHMAQALLAMRAGYERALRATGGRWPTKEEFVQALVGLEIKTFTGKIRIREDHQAIEDALFGQTVQTPQYPFAILERMILFPASMVNPPVGVRSVDWVRTLRPELLRQVPDPR
- a CDS encoding branched-chain amino acid ABC transporter permease, producing the protein MSGLLFLALLDGLVYGSLLFLVAVGLTMVYGVLRILNIAHGSFYALGAYVGVVLGLFVTQTLGNPWLSYPALLLAAVLVGGVLGPLVERFVLRWAYARPEVLQLLITFSLFLILEDVQKLVFGVQPYFLDAPFQLLGSAELGGVPYARYQLVLVLVALGVLLGLRFLLRGTPLGKILVAVVADREMAQALGVNAGRVYLLAFSLGVGLAALGGALASPTVTIAPGLGAEVIVLSFAVVAVGGLGQIEGAAIGALLIGLGRSLAVYLVPELDVVVPYLVMVLVLLVRPVGLLGTVEVRRI